The Ruminococcus bovis genome includes a region encoding these proteins:
- a CDS encoding GNAT family N-acetyltransferase produces the protein MNNELNYKLVKTDDEIHSFYHLADKVWHEYFPCILEKEQIDYMVEMFFSKDAMDKQIKSGYEFYFVQKDNENIGFIVVHPEEEKLFLSKLYLTLENRGKGYASKMMNFVIARAKELKKKSVYLTVNKYNKHTIDVYNHCGYKTIRSEQTDIGKGYIMDDYVMELTL, from the coding sequence ATGAATAATGAACTAAATTATAAATTAGTTAAAACTGATGATGAAATTCATTCTTTTTATCATCTTGCTGACAAGGTATGGCACGAGTATTTTCCTTGTATTCTTGAGAAAGAACAAATTGACTATATGGTAGAAATGTTCTTTAGTAAAGATGCTATGGATAAGCAGATTAAAAGTGGCTATGAATTTTATTTTGTACAGAAAGATAATGAAAACATAGGTTTCATTGTTGTTCATCCGGAAGAAGAAAAGTTATTTTTAAGCAAACTTTACCTAACACTAGAAAACAGAGGTAAAGGATACGCAAGTAAGATGATGAACTTTGTTATCGCAAGAGCTAAAGAGCTAAAGAAGAAATCAGTTTACTTAACTGTAAATAAATACAACAAGCACACAATTGATGTGTATAACCATTGTGGCTACAAAACAATAAGAAGTGAACAAACTGACATTGGCAAAGGTTATATTATGGATGACTATGTAATGGAACTTACATTATAA
- a CDS encoding CarD family transcriptional regulator codes for MYQEGDKVINSNGVACVIDRIERMKMPHSKIRKNYYVMHDIQKSDNVYYIPQENEENMRSPMTKAEAEGLIDNIPQVDPIDVKFDRFRDEAYRKCMKEATPEVLVAMLKYFVARKKKRQRVGKSLSAIDEKYMRISSRNLFSELSCSMDISVEEAENLVYGNFS; via the coding sequence ATGTATCAAGAGGGTGACAAGGTAATCAACAGCAATGGTGTTGCCTGTGTAATTGACAGAATTGAAAGAATGAAGATGCCTCATAGCAAGATTAGAAAAAATTACTATGTTATGCACGATATTCAGAAAAGTGATAATGTTTATTACATACCACAAGAAAATGAAGAGAATATGCGTTCACCTATGACTAAGGCAGAGGCAGAGGGATTGATTGACAATATTCCTCAAGTTGATCCTATTGATGTTAAATTTGATAGGTTTAGAGATGAAGCATATAGAAAATGTATGAAAGAGGCTACTCCGGAAGTATTGGTTGCTATGCTAAAGTACTTTGTAGCTAGAAAGAAAAAGCGTCAGAGAGTAGGGAAGAGCCTTTCTGCTATTGATGAAAAGTATATGAGAATTTCATCAAGAAATCTATTTTCGGAACTTTCTTGTTCAATGGATATTTCTGTTGAAGAAGCTGAAAACCTTGTGTATGGTAATTTCTCATAA
- a CDS encoding DDE-type integrase/transposase/recombinase, translating to MITQEAKKKQAIVKYALKKGKSKASRMYGVSLSSVKRWCKQYDGTWQSLLPKSHRPHSHPNRHTKREERQIRNSFKKCYERYGWDGVYSDLKRKGYTRSYSGMIYAAKRMGLVKYKKTKKKSRKHRRYPELLIPGEKVQIDVKEVPYNCLRGKALRDGKHFYQWTAIDECTRMRFVYGFEEHTPENSTKFLKMLLKEFPFKIQTIQTDNGIEFTYKYQSSEVKSPFEIELNKLGINHKLIPPRTPWHNGKVERSHRNDQRYFYEWETFRNIEELNTKLKGHLEWSNNKTMRTLDYKSPMQLLSEKLELKSIH from the coding sequence ATGATAACACAAGAAGCAAAGAAAAAGCAAGCCATAGTAAAATACGCACTAAAAAAAGGAAAAAGCAAAGCAAGTAGAATGTACGGTGTAAGTCTTTCAAGCGTAAAGAGATGGTGTAAACAATATGACGGTACCTGGCAATCGCTATTGCCTAAATCACACAGACCACATAGTCATCCTAACAGGCACACAAAAAGAGAAGAAAGACAAATTAGAAATTCTTTCAAAAAGTGCTATGAAAGATATGGATGGGATGGAGTATACAGTGATTTAAAGAGAAAAGGATATACAAGAAGCTACTCAGGAATGATATATGCAGCTAAAAGAATGGGCTTAGTAAAATATAAAAAGACCAAGAAAAAGAGCCGTAAGCATAGAAGATATCCGGAACTGTTAATACCTGGAGAAAAGGTGCAGATAGATGTAAAAGAAGTGCCATATAATTGCTTAAGAGGTAAGGCTTTAAGGGACGGAAAGCATTTTTATCAATGGACTGCAATAGATGAATGTACAAGGATGAGATTTGTATATGGGTTTGAAGAACATACACCTGAAAACTCAACCAAATTCTTGAAAATGTTATTGAAAGAATTTCCGTTTAAAATACAGACTATTCAAACAGATAACGGAATAGAGTTCACATATAAATATCAGAGCAGTGAAGTGAAAAGTCCTTTTGAAATAGAATTAAACAAACTAGGTATAAATCATAAATTAATACCACCACGAACACCTTGGCACAACGGAAAGGTAGAAAGAAGTCATAGAAACGACCAAAGATATTTCTATGAATGGGAAACATTCAGAAATATTGAAGAATTAAACACAAAATTAAAAGGACATTTGGAATGGAGTAATAACAAAACAATGAGAACACTTGATTACAAGAGTCCAATGCAGTTATTGAGTGAAAAGTTAGAATTGAAATCCATTCATTAA
- a CDS encoding DUF5658 family protein gives MANCRRKLLLLFFLNISDYLCTITIIQYNGFKEINPIMIYLLEKPMFCFVIKCILPLLLVGYIFYAIKNASDNLIFIVNIVMLVVVVFYLLINIMHIINFIVLFNMY, from the coding sequence GTGGCTAATTGTCGAAGAAAATTATTATTATTATTTTTTTTAAATATATCCGATTATCTCTGCACAATTACAATAATTCAGTACAATGGATTTAAAGAAATAAATCCTATAATGATTTATCTGCTGGAAAAACCTATGTTTTGCTTTGTGATAAAGTGTATTTTGCCTTTACTATTGGTGGGTTATATTTTTTATGCTATAAAGAATGCATCGGATAATCTGATTTTTATAGTAAACATTGTGATGCTTGTTGTGGTAGTGTTCTACTTGCTAATTAACATTATGCACATAATTAATTTTATAGTTTTGTTCAATATGTACTAA
- a CDS encoding HD domain-containing protein: MFTINDKLLNCFGIITKSEIDLFLDCISDLIESEVVQKMCNFTQHGDTTTFDHCLMVSFKSFQFCRKFNLDYRAAARGGLLHDLFLYDWHDKDLEINLHGFYHPGIALRNAEKAFVLDDKEKEIIKKHMWPLTVVPPKCREAYVICYFDKTCTLKEVFKEWGVSLRKLMTRGLVKK; encoded by the coding sequence GTGTTTACAATTAACGATAAGCTGTTGAATTGTTTCGGTATAATTACAAAGTCAGAGATTGATTTGTTTCTTGATTGCATAAGTGATTTGATTGAAAGTGAAGTAGTACAGAAAATGTGCAACTTTACTCAGCATGGAGATACAACAACCTTTGACCATTGTTTGATGGTTTCTTTCAAAAGTTTTCAGTTTTGTAGGAAATTTAATCTTGATTATCGTGCTGCTGCAAGAGGAGGACTTCTTCATGATTTGTTCCTTTATGATTGGCACGATAAGGATTTAGAAATAAACCTACATGGTTTTTATCATCCGGGAATAGCACTTAGAAATGCTGAAAAGGCTTTTGTTTTGGATGATAAAGAAAAGGAAATTATTAAGAAACATATGTGGCCACTTACAGTTGTGCCACCAAAATGTAGGGAAGCGTATGTCATCTGTTATTTTGACAAGACATGTACCCTAAAAGAAGTTTTCAAAGAATGGGGAGTGTCCTTGCGTAAACTTATGACAAGGGGTTTAGTTAAGAAGTAG
- a CDS encoding putative ABC transporter permease, whose product MNLVQYFLAFMLYSIIGWAYETALYTVQEGRYISSGFLKGPYCPIYGGGAVAMVFCFYGRTDNSWVIFFGGMAIATIIEYLVAVILENCFHKKWWDYSNIRFNFQGRICLLGTLCFGTLCMLLCKAVHPAFMKMISIIPEDYQFWSAIVLAIIFVCDYIYTIAMLHKTKKTRSKNRDDYENELPQLNTQELFSNLGNKINSKIKIKDRIHFGGISYIIEKLKLKPFYIEKVEPIYTPIKEKFKEFKEK is encoded by the coding sequence GTGAACTTAGTGCAATATTTTTTAGCGTTTATGCTATATAGCATTATTGGCTGGGCCTATGAAACTGCACTATATACAGTTCAGGAAGGAAGATATATTTCTTCCGGATTTCTAAAAGGTCCTTACTGTCCGATTTATGGTGGTGGGGCAGTAGCAATGGTGTTTTGCTTTTATGGTAGAACAGATAATTCTTGGGTGATTTTCTTTGGAGGTATGGCTATTGCTACAATTATTGAATATTTAGTAGCAGTTATACTGGAAAATTGTTTCCATAAAAAATGGTGGGATTATAGCAATATTAGATTTAACTTTCAAGGTAGAATTTGCCTTTTAGGTACATTGTGCTTTGGTACGCTTTGTATGCTTTTATGTAAAGCAGTACATCCTGCTTTTATGAAAATGATTTCTATTATTCCGGAAGATTATCAGTTTTGGTCAGCTATTGTTTTGGCTATTATCTTTGTATGTGACTATATTTATACAATAGCTATGTTACATAAAACAAAGAAAACTCGGTCAAAAAACAGAGATGACTATGAAAATGAACTACCTCAGCTAAATACTCAGGAGTTGTTTTCTAATTTAGGTAACAAGATTAATAGTAAAATTAAGATAAAAGATAGAATTCACTTTGGTGGTATCAGCTATATTATAGAAAAGCTAAAATTAAAACCTTTCTATATAGAAAAGGTTGAACCAATATATACTCCGATTAAGGAGAAATTCAAAGAATTTAAAGAAAAATAA
- a CDS encoding phosphatase PAP2 family protein: protein MGFFDYITKIDFSILYYIQEHLRCSFLDFLMPLFGFIQEGGMVWIVISIILICFKKTRYCGFAILLAMGIDTLITEFTLKNIICRVRPCNYNDLKISIDMLVSRPDSYGFPSNHSASAFAAATALLVTLKKKRWAILGYILATAIALSRLYVFVHFPSDVLVGAIVGSLIALLVCFLMKKTGFKEFLIHKNIIER, encoded by the coding sequence ATGGGATTTTTCGACTATATTACAAAAATAGATTTTAGCATTCTGTACTATATTCAAGAACATTTAAGATGTTCTTTCCTTGACTTCTTAATGCCACTGTTTGGATTTATCCAAGAGGGTGGTATGGTGTGGATTGTAATTTCAATCATACTAATCTGTTTTAAGAAAACAAGATATTGTGGCTTTGCAATTTTACTTGCAATGGGTATAGACACTTTGATTACAGAATTTACACTAAAGAATATTATTTGTAGAGTTCGCCCTTGTAATTATAATGATTTAAAAATATCAATAGATATGCTTGTTTCAAGACCTGATTCCTATGGTTTTCCATCAAACCATTCAGCAAGTGCTTTTGCAGCAGCAACTGCTTTGCTTGTAACTTTAAAGAAAAAGAGATGGGCTATTTTGGGATATATCCTTGCAACAGCTATTGCCTTATCTAGGTTATATGTTTTTGTACATTTCCCATCAGATGTACTTGTTGGTGCTATTGTAGGTTCTTTAATTGCATTGTTGGTATGCTTCTTAATGAAGAAAACAGGTTTTAAAGAATTTTTGATACATAAAAATATTATTGAGAGGTAA
- a CDS encoding LbetaH domain-containing protein, whose amino-acid sequence MERLTIKKLYNLDETIAKDLFDGLTYPWEALPLIGDFIIKLGNTLDPDIYEKKGDNIWIAKSAKVFDSAYLHGPLIIDEDAEVRQCAFIRGNAIVGKGATVGNSTELKNAILFNGVQVPHFNYIGDSILGHMSHTGAGSITSNLKSDKTFVTVLLDGKKVETGVKKFGAMLGDHVEVGCNSVLNPGTVIGKNTNVYPLSFVRGYVAENSIYKRLGEVAEKY is encoded by the coding sequence ATGGAAAGATTAACAATTAAGAAGTTGTACAATTTAGACGAAACTATTGCAAAAGATTTGTTTGATGGTCTTACATATCCTTGGGAGGCTTTGCCTTTAATTGGTGACTTTATTATTAAGCTAGGTAATACACTTGACCCTGATATTTACGAAAAGAAAGGTGACAACATTTGGATTGCTAAGTCAGCTAAAGTTTTTGACTCAGCATATTTACACGGTCCACTGATTATTGATGAAGATGCTGAAGTTAGACAGTGTGCATTTATTAGAGGTAATGCTATTGTAGGTAAGGGTGCTACTGTTGGTAACTCTACAGAGCTTAAGAATGCTATTCTGTTTAATGGTGTTCAAGTTCCTCACTTTAACTATATTGGTGACAGTATCCTAGGCCATATGTCACATACAGGTGCAGGTTCAATTACATCAAACCTAAAGAGTGACAAAACCTTTGTAACTGTTTTGCTAGACGGTAAAAAGGTTGAAACAGGTGTTAAGAAGTTTGGTGCTATGCTAGGAGACCATGTAGAGGTTGGCTGTAATTCAGTTCTAAACCCAGGTACTGTTATCGGTAAGAATACTAATGTATATCCACTTTCATTCGTTAGAGGCTATGTAGCAGAAAATTCAATCTATAAAAGATTAGGCGAAGTAGCTGAAAAGTATTAA
- a CDS encoding cob(I)yrinic acid a,c-diamide adenosyltransferase: MLHIYYGYGKGKTTCAVGIAMRAAGSDRKVLFSQFLKGNDSGERRSMELIPNITLTPCPDHVKFVRDMTDEEKLQCRQHCRNTFEYCAKEALVGKYNMVIFDEIFIAIENNMLSESELFDFLANAPKNIEIVLTGHNPSEKILKLADYCTEMRKVAHPYDRGISARKGIEF, encoded by the coding sequence ATGCTACACATTTACTATGGATATGGCAAAGGCAAAACCACCTGTGCTGTCGGTATTGCAATGAGAGCTGCCGGTAGTGACAGAAAGGTGCTATTCTCTCAATTCTTAAAAGGTAATGATTCCGGTGAAAGACGCTCAATGGAACTTATACCTAACATTACTCTTACTCCTTGTCCTGACCATGTTAAATTTGTCAGAGATATGACAGATGAAGAAAAATTACAATGTCGTCAACATTGCAGAAATACATTTGAGTATTGTGCTAAAGAAGCATTAGTAGGCAAATACAATATGGTTATCTTTGATGAAATATTTATTGCAATTGAAAACAATATGCTTTCCGAAAGTGAACTTTTTGACTTCTTAGCTAATGCTCCTAAGAATATCGAAATTGTTTTAACCGGTCACAACCCAAGTGAAAAGATACTTAAACTTGCTGACTACTGTACCGAAATGAGAAAAGTTGCTCATCCTTATGACAGAGGTATCTCTGCAAGAAAAGGAATTGAATTTTAA
- the rpsJ gene encoding 30S ribosomal protein S10, producing MAVKEKIRIRLKGYDHQLVDQSAERIVATAKRTGARVSGPVPLPTQKQVVTILRAVHKYKDSREQFEMRTHKRLIDILRPSNKTVDALMKLELPAGVDIEIKL from the coding sequence ATGGCAGTCAAGGAAAAAATTCGTATAAGACTTAAGGGTTACGATCATCAGTTAGTTGATCAATCAGCTGAAAGAATCGTTGCAACAGCCAAGAGAACAGGTGCTAGAGTTTCAGGTCCTGTACCTCTACCAACACAGAAGCAGGTTGTTACAATTCTAAGAGCTGTTCATAAGTACAAGGACAGCCGTGAGCAGTTTGAAATGAGAACTCACAAAAGACTTATCGACATTCTAAGACCATCAAACAAAACTGTTGATGCTCTTATGAAATTAGAACTCCCTGCAGGCGTTGACATCGAAATTAAGTTATAA
- the rplC gene encoding 50S ribosomal protein L3, with protein MQKALIGKKVGMTQIFDEKGRFVPVTVVEAGPCVVSMKKTVESDGYAAVQMGYGDMKPHKVNKPMKGHFDKADVAPKKVLKEFRFEDTDAYNVGDIIKADVFEAGNKVDVTGKSKGKGFAGVIKRWNFQRLKETHGSGPCVRDGGSMGCCSSPSRVFKGKKMAGHLGAEKVTVQNLEIVKIDVENNLIAIKGAIPGPNKGYVVIKDSVKA; from the coding sequence ATGCAGAAGGCATTAATCGGAAAGAAAGTCGGTATGACTCAGATTTTCGACGAAAAGGGACGTTTCGTTCCTGTAACTGTTGTTGAAGCTGGCCCATGTGTAGTTTCAATGAAAAAGACAGTTGAGAGTGATGGCTACGCAGCAGTTCAGATGGGCTACGGCGATATGAAGCCTCACAAAGTAAACAAGCCTATGAAGGGTCATTTTGACAAGGCTGATGTTGCTCCAAAGAAAGTTCTTAAAGAATTTAGATTTGAAGACACAGATGCTTACAACGTAGGCGACATCATCAAAGCAGATGTTTTTGAAGCTGGTAACAAAGTTGATGTTACTGGTAAGAGCAAAGGTAAAGGCTTTGCCGGCGTAATTAAGCGCTGGAATTTCCAGAGACTTAAGGAAACTCATGGTTCAGGTCCTTGTGTAAGAGACGGTGGTTCAATGGGTTGCTGTTCATCTCCTTCTCGTGTATTCAAGGGTAAGAAGATGGCCGGTCACTTAGGTGCTGAAAAAGTAACAGTTCAGAATCTTGAAATCGTTAAGATTGATGTAGAAAACAACCTCATTGCTATTAAGGGCGCTATTCCAGGTCCTAACAAAGGCTATGTTGTAATCAAAGATTCTGTAAAGGCTTAA
- the rplD gene encoding 50S ribosomal protein L4, with the protein MPSINVVDMKGSNAKTIELNDSIFAIEPNEAVMHQMVVLYLANQRQGTQSALTRSEVSGGGRKPWRQKGTGRARQGSTRSPQWTHGGIVFAPKPRDYSFSVNKKVKRLAMKSALSSKVAADELIVVDKIACDDYKTKTMVEMLKAIGSEKKTLIVLPEVDSKVIKSANNIPGVKTCQYNEINVYDILNADKLVIAEGAIAKIEEVYA; encoded by the coding sequence ATGCCAAGTATTAACGTTGTTGATATGAAGGGTTCAAACGCTAAGACAATCGAACTAAACGATTCTATTTTCGCTATCGAACCAAACGAAGCAGTAATGCATCAGATGGTAGTTCTCTATCTTGCTAATCAGCGTCAGGGTACTCAGAGTGCTTTAACTCGTTCAGAAGTATCCGGTGGTGGTAGAAAGCCATGGAGACAGAAGGGTACAGGTCGTGCTAGACAGGGTTCTACAAGATCTCCACAGTGGACACACGGTGGTATCGTATTTGCTCCAAAGCCAAGAGACTACAGCTTCAGTGTAAATAAGAAGGTAAAGAGACTTGCTATGAAGTCAGCTCTATCTTCAAAGGTTGCTGCAGATGAACTTATCGTTGTTGATAAGATCGCTTGTGACGACTACAAAACAAAAACTATGGTTGAGATGCTCAAAGCAATCGGCTCTGAAAAGAAGACACTAATCGTTCTTCCAGAAGTTGATAGCAAAGTTATCAAGTCAGCAAATAACATTCCTGGTGTTAAGACTTGTCAGTACAACGAAATCAATGTTTATGATATTCTAAATGCAGACAAGCTAGTTATCGCTGAGGGTGCAATTGCTAAGATTGAGGAGGTGTACGCATGA
- the rplW gene encoding 50S ribosomal protein L23, producing MIAHDIIIRPIITEKSMMGIAEKKYTFEVAKTATKIDIANAVEEAFKVKVAKVNTVSVRGKLKRQGRTQGYTKSWKKAVVTLTEDSKSIEFFEGMM from the coding sequence ATGATCGCTCATGACATCATTATTCGCCCAATCATCACTGAAAAGTCAATGATGGGTATTGCAGAAAAGAAGTACACCTTTGAAGTTGCTAAGACAGCTACAAAGATTGATATTGCTAACGCTGTTGAAGAAGCTTTCAAAGTTAAAGTTGCTAAGGTTAACACAGTTTCTGTTCGTGGCAAACTAAAGAGACAGGGCAGAACACAGGGCTATACAAAGTCTTGGAAGAAGGCTGTTGTTACTCTAACAGAAGATAGCAAGAGCATTGAATTTTTTGAAGGCATGATGTAA
- the rplB gene encoding 50S ribosomal protein L2 yields the protein MAIKVYKPTTNARRNMSVTDYSSLSKVAPEKSLLQPIKKNAGRNSYGRITVRHRGGGNRRKYRVIDFKRQKFDIPATVKTLEYDPNRSAFIALIQYEDGEKSYIIAPEGLKVGDTVVAGPSADIKPGNALPLSAIPTGTFIHNIELYPGRGAQLARSAGNMAQLMAKENGMALLRLPSGELRNVPDNCMATIGVVGNSDHENVKIGKAGRKRNMGWRPTVRGSVMNPNDHPHGGGEGKSPVGRPGPCTPWGKPALGYKTRKNHKASDKLIVRRRNGK from the coding sequence ATGGCCATTAAGGTATATAAACCGACCACAAACGCACGCCGTAATATGTCGGTTACTGATTACTCATCTCTTTCAAAGGTAGCACCTGAAAAGAGTCTACTACAGCCAATCAAGAAGAATGCTGGTCGTAACTCTTATGGTAGAATTACTGTTCGTCACAGAGGCGGCGGTAACCGTAGAAAGTACAGAGTAATTGATTTTAAGAGACAGAAGTTTGACATTCCTGCAACAGTTAAGACATTAGAATATGATCCTAACCGTTCAGCATTTATCGCACTAATTCAGTATGAAGACGGCGAAAAGTCATACATCATTGCACCGGAAGGTCTCAAGGTTGGCGACACAGTTGTTGCCGGTCCTAGTGCAGATATTAAGCCTGGTAACGCACTACCACTAAGTGCTATTCCAACAGGTACATTCATCCACAATATTGAACTTTACCCAGGTAGAGGTGCTCAGCTAGCTAGATCAGCTGGTAATATGGCACAGCTAATGGCTAAAGAAAACGGTATGGCTCTACTTAGACTACCATCCGGCGAACTAAGAAACGTTCCTGATAACTGTATGGCTACAATCGGTGTTGTAGGTAACTCAGATCACGAAAACGTTAAGATTGGTAAGGCTGGTAGAAAGAGAAATATGGGTTGGAGACCAACAGTAAGAGGTTCTGTAATGAACCCTAATGACCACCCACACGGTGGTGGTGAAGGTAAGTCACCAGTCGGTCGTCCAGGTCCATGTACTCCTTGGGGTAAACCTGCTCTTGGTTACAAGACTCGTAAGAACCACAAGGCTTCTGACAAGCTAATTGTAAGAAGAAGAAACGGTAAGTAA
- the rpsS gene encoding 30S ribosomal protein S19, which produces MSRSTKKGPFVQPKLLERVIDMNEKGEKRILKTWSRSSTIFPEFVGHTFAVHDGRKHVPVYVTEDMVGHKLGEFAPTRTFRGHAGSKTSK; this is translated from the coding sequence ATGAGTAGAAGTACTAAAAAAGGCCCTTTTGTCCAGCCTAAGCTGCTCGAAAGAGTCATTGATATGAACGAAAAGGGAGAAAAGAGAATTCTAAAGACTTGGTCAAGAAGTTCAACAATTTTCCCTGAATTTGTAGGTCACACATTTGCAGTCCATGACGGACGTAAGCATGTTCCAGTATATGTAACTGAAGATATGGTTGGTCACAAGCTTGGTGAGTTTGCTCCAACTAGAACATTCAGAGGTCATGCTGGTAGTAAGACATCTAAATAA
- the rplV gene encoding 50S ribosomal protein L22 yields MEAKAYAKYVRISPRKVSVVLNLIRGKDVKLAKAILEHTPKAACEPLLKLLKSAVANAENNHSMDTSALYVAECSVSQGPILKRIRPRAQGRAFRIDKKTSHITLVLKEKE; encoded by the coding sequence ATGGAAGCAAAAGCATATGCAAAATATGTTCGAATTTCACCTCGTAAGGTTTCAGTTGTACTAAACCTTATCCGTGGTAAGGACGTAAAACTTGCAAAGGCTATTCTCGAGCATACCCCAAAGGCCGCTTGTGAGCCACTACTTAAGTTGCTCAAGTCAGCAGTTGCTAATGCTGAGAATAACCACAGCATGGACACTTCTGCACTATATGTTGCAGAATGTTCAGTATCCCAGGGCCCAATTCTTAAGAGAATTAGACCAAGAGCTCAGGGTAGAGCATTTAGAATTGATAAGAAAACATCTCATATCACTCTAGTGCTAAAAGAGAAAGAATAA
- the rpsC gene encoding 30S ribosomal protein S3 produces the protein MGQKVNPHGIRVGVIKDWDSRWFASKKDFGDTLVEDYNLRKVLKKQLYTAGISKIEIERDGKKVRLHIHCAKPGMIIGKGGSEIEKLKAQCEKFLNKPVNINIVEVKHPDTDAQLVAENIALQLEKRISFRRAMKQAIGRSMKFGAKGIKTMCSGRLGGAEIARSEQYHEGTIPLQTLRADIDYGFAEANTTYGKIGVKVWIYKGEVIGNVQKRPARKEGGKK, from the coding sequence ATGGGACAGAAAGTTAATCCACACGGTATTCGTGTAGGCGTAATTAAAGACTGGGACTCTAGATGGTTTGCCAGCAAGAAAGATTTCGGCGATACACTTGTTGAAGACTACAACCTTCGTAAGGTATTAAAGAAACAGCTTTATACAGCGGGCATCTCTAAGATTGAAATCGAAAGAGATGGTAAAAAAGTAAGACTTCACATTCACTGTGCTAAGCCTGGTATGATTATCGGTAAAGGCGGTAGTGAAATTGAGAAGCTAAAGGCTCAGTGTGAAAAGTTCTTAAACAAGCCTGTTAACATCAACATTGTTGAAGTTAAGCATCCTGATACAGATGCTCAGCTTGTTGCAGAAAACATTGCACTACAGCTAGAAAAGAGAATTTCATTCCGTCGTGCTATGAAACAGGCAATCGGCAGATCAATGAAGTTCGGTGCTAAGGGTATCAAGACAATGTGTTCTGGTAGACTTGGCGGTGCAGAAATTGCAAGAAGTGAACAGTATCATGAAGGTACTATTCCTCTACAGACACTTCGTGCTGATATCGACTACGGTTTTGCAGAAGCAAACACAACATACGGTAAGATCGGTGTTAAGGTTTGGATCTACAAGGGTGAAGTAATCGGTAACGTACAGAAGCGTCCAGCTCGTAAAGAAGGAGGCAAGAAGTAA
- the rplP gene encoding 50S ribosomal protein L16 — protein MLLPKRVKYRRVHRGRLTGKAYRGNKVTYGEFGLQALEPSWITSNQIEAARVAMTRYCKRFGKVWIKIFPDKPVTARPAETRMGKGKGNPEYWVAVVKPGRVMFELGGVDEATAREAMRLAANKLPIKCKFVTKEVEQ, from the coding sequence ATGTTATTACCTAAGAGAGTAAAGTACAGAAGAGTACACAGAGGTCGTCTTACAGGTAAAGCTTACCGTGGTAATAAGGTTACTTACGGTGAATTCGGCCTTCAGGCTTTAGAGCCATCATGGATTACATCAAACCAAATCGAAGCAGCCCGTGTAGCTATGACTCGTTACTGCAAGCGTTTCGGTAAAGTTTGGATTAAGATTTTCCCAGATAAGCCGGTTACAGCAAGACCTGCTGAAACTCGAATGGGTAAAGGTAAAGGTAACCCAGAATATTGGGTAGCTGTTGTTAAGCCAGGCAGAGTTATGTTTGAACTTGGTGGTGTTGACGAAGCTACAGCAAGAGAAGCTATGCGTCTTGCTGCTAATAAGCTACCTATTAAGTGTAAGTTTGTTACAAAGGAGGTTGAACAGTAA
- the rpmC gene encoding 50S ribosomal protein L29, translated as MTSKEIRELSTEEQQTKLKDLKEELFNLRFQLAINQLENPTRIKAVKKDIARISTILREDELAEA; from the coding sequence ATGACATCAAAGGAAATTAGAGAACTTTCTACTGAAGAACAGCAGACTAAGCTAAAAGACTTGAAGGAAGAACTATTCAACCTTCGTTTTCAGCTTGCTATTAATCAGCTAGAAAACCCAACAAGAATTAAGGCAGTTAAGAAAGATATTGCTAGAATTTCAACAATTCTTCGTGAAGATGAATTAGCTGAAGCTTAA